A region of Elusimicrobiota bacterium DNA encodes the following proteins:
- the asnB gene encoding asparagine synthase (glutamine-hydrolyzing), producing the protein MADALAHRGPDGGGAWVSPDGRVGLAMRRLAIIDVAGGRQPIFNEDGTVGIVFNGEIYNFEVLRKELEAKGHRFKTHSDTETIVHLYEEEGVECVRRLRGMFAFSLWDEKRQRLFLARDRFGKKPLFYMERGGRLAWASELQALKKFPDFDPEMHPEALDLFLSFQYIPSPFTIYKNVRKLPPAHRLIVEKGAVRVERYWDLPVNQPPLSIGLEEAKFEIRRRLTEAVKMRLISEVPLGAFLSGGIDSSVIVGLMSELSDQPVKTFSIGFDHEEFSELPFAKEVARRFGTDHTEFVVKPEMAEVLPLLARHYGEPFADPSALPTYYVARETRRHVTVALNGDGGDENFAGYLRHVAALGAHRARAVPGAVWKAGAKTLSLLGDRGGSKGWVWRVRRLMESVGESDPAARHLGFSCFFPDPLKRALYTEAFASRVAEGRALRYIRQAFDRAPSADVINRTLYTDFSTYLPECLMTKVDIASMAVSLEGRSPLLDHDFAEFVFRLPGRWKLKGWSQTKWIFKETFKDLLPPSILKRKKMGFGIPLGPWFRGPLRPMFQETVLSPEALQRGYFRPEVLQGLWDEHQSGRRDHGYRLWALLMLEMWQRHG; encoded by the coding sequence ATGGCGGATGCTTTGGCTCACCGGGGACCGGATGGGGGCGGCGCTTGGGTTTCGCCCGACGGTCGGGTGGGGTTGGCCATGCGGCGGTTGGCGATCATTGATGTGGCGGGGGGGCGACAGCCGATCTTCAATGAAGATGGGACGGTGGGGATTGTTTTTAACGGGGAGATTTATAATTTCGAGGTTTTGCGGAAAGAGTTGGAGGCCAAGGGGCACCGGTTTAAAACCCATTCGGACACGGAAACCATTGTCCATCTGTATGAGGAAGAAGGCGTGGAGTGCGTTCGGCGGCTTCGGGGGATGTTCGCTTTTTCCTTGTGGGACGAGAAACGCCAGCGGTTGTTTTTAGCTCGGGACCGGTTCGGGAAAAAGCCGCTCTTCTACATGGAACGGGGCGGCCGGCTGGCGTGGGCGTCTGAACTTCAGGCGCTTAAAAAGTTCCCGGACTTTGATCCGGAAATGCACCCCGAGGCGCTGGATCTGTTTTTAAGTTTTCAGTATATCCCCAGCCCGTTCACCATCTACAAAAATGTTCGGAAACTTCCCCCGGCCCACCGTTTGATCGTGGAGAAAGGCGCGGTGCGGGTGGAACGGTATTGGGACCTTCCGGTTAACCAACCGCCCTTATCGATCGGGTTGGAAGAGGCCAAGTTCGAGATCCGCCGACGATTGACCGAGGCGGTCAAAATGCGACTGATCTCCGAGGTTCCTTTGGGCGCGTTTCTTTCGGGCGGTATCGATTCCTCCGTCATCGTGGGGCTCATGAGCGAATTGTCGGACCAGCCCGTTAAAACCTTTTCCATTGGGTTCGACCATGAGGAATTTTCCGAACTCCCCTTCGCCAAGGAGGTGGCCCGGCGGTTCGGGACCGACCACACGGAGTTCGTGGTCAAGCCCGAGATGGCGGAAGTGCTTCCCCTTCTGGCCCGCCATTACGGCGAGCCTTTCGCGGACCCCTCCGCCCTGCCGACCTATTACGTGGCGCGGGAGACCCGGCGGCACGTCACCGTGGCCTTGAACGGCGACGGGGGGGACGAGAACTTCGCGGGATACCTTCGGCACGTGGCGGCCCTGGGGGCCCACAGGGCGCGGGCCGTTCCCGGAGCGGTTTGGAAAGCGGGGGCCAAAACGCTTTCCCTACTCGGAGATCGCGGGGGTTCCAAGGGGTGGGTGTGGCGGGTTCGGCGCTTGATGGAGAGCGTGGGGGAATCGGACCCCGCGGCGCGCCATCTCGGGTTTTCTTGTTTTTTCCCGGACCCGCTCAAACGCGCGCTCTATACGGAAGCCTTCGCTTCCCGGGTTGCCGAGGGACGGGCGTTGCGCTATATTCGACAAGCCTTCGACCGGGCGCCCAGCGCCGATGTCATCAACCGGACGCTCTACACGGATTTTTCGACCTATTTGCCGGAATGTTTGATGACGAAAGTCGACATCGCCTCCATGGCGGTTTCTTTGGAGGGACGGTCGCCGCTCCTGGACCACGATTTCGCGGAGTTCGTGTTCCGACTGCCCGGCCGGTGGAAATTAAAGGGATGGTCCCAGACCAAATGGATTTTCAAAGAAACCTTCAAGGATCTCCTTCCCCCGTCGATCTTGAAGCGGAAAAAAATGGGGTTTGGGATTCCTTTGGGACCCTGGTTTCGGGGGCCGCTCCGTCCGATGTTTCAGGAGACCGTGCTTTCTCCCGAGGCGCTCCAGCGGGGCTATTTCCGGCCCGAGGTTCTTCAGGGATTATGGGACGAGCACCAATCGGGCCGACGGGACCACGGGTATCGCCTGTGGGCTCTCCTCATGCTGGAAATGTGGCAACGCCATGGGTGA
- a CDS encoding peptidoglycan bridge formation glycyltransferase FemA/FemB family protein — protein sequence MGEPLTLAAEAWDRTTATAVKHHVFQTAGWSEVKAPSGWRAHRLCVERDGVFRVGLQVLERDFPKIRYRFFYAPRGPVLSEGWTAEDLAELFRRVEKLARERKAVFLKIDPDVSKTMDWISGPLLQNGFRRAPETGGFSGVQPRLVFRLDISKSEEDLLKGMDQKTRYNIRLAEKKGVTIRPVASREEIETFYRILVDTARRDGFLIRPAGYFLDIQKRLGAQGKAQFFLAEREGKPISGALALTHGKTTWYAYGASANTDRQYMPNHLMQWTMIRWAKSNACTLYDFRAVPSNPKPEDPLYGLYRFKKGFGAELTEFVGEYDRVYVPWLYFLWVHGWPIFKKIRRAILLRPSRSTRPEAD from the coding sequence ATGGGTGAACCTTTGACCCTGGCGGCGGAGGCGTGGGATCGGACGACGGCCACGGCCGTTAAGCACCATGTGTTTCAAACCGCGGGTTGGTCCGAGGTTAAAGCCCCGTCGGGCTGGCGGGCGCACCGTCTTTGTGTGGAACGGGACGGCGTTTTCCGGGTGGGGCTCCAGGTTTTGGAGCGGGATTTTCCAAAAATTCGGTACCGTTTTTTTTACGCGCCCCGGGGCCCGGTTCTCTCGGAGGGATGGACGGCGGAGGATTTGGCGGAACTGTTCCGTCGAGTGGAAAAGCTGGCGCGGGAACGTAAAGCGGTTTTTCTTAAGATCGATCCCGATGTCTCAAAAACGATGGACTGGATTTCGGGGCCTCTTTTGCAAAACGGGTTTCGGCGGGCGCCGGAGACGGGCGGGTTTTCGGGGGTTCAGCCTCGGCTGGTGTTTCGCTTGGATATTTCGAAGAGCGAAGAGGATCTTCTGAAGGGGATGGATCAGAAGACCCGCTACAACATTCGTTTGGCGGAAAAGAAGGGCGTGACCATCCGCCCGGTCGCTTCCCGCGAAGAGATTGAAACCTTCTACCGCATCCTCGTCGATACGGCCCGCCGGGACGGATTTTTGATTCGGCCGGCGGGGTATTTTTTGGACATTCAAAAGCGGTTGGGCGCGCAGGGGAAGGCTCAATTTTTCCTGGCCGAGCGCGAGGGGAAACCGATTTCCGGGGCCCTGGCGCTCACCCATGGGAAAACAACCTGGTATGCTTACGGCGCCAGCGCCAACACCGACCGTCAATACATGCCCAACCATCTGATGCAATGGACCATGATCCGCTGGGCGAAATCCAACGCCTGCACGCTCTACGATTTCCGCGCCGTGCCGAGCAACCCGAAACCGGAGGATCCGCTGTACGGGTTGTATCGGTTCAAGAAAGGCTTTGGGGCGGAACTGACGGAGTTTGTGGGGGAATACGACCGCGTGTATGTCCCTTGGCTCTATTTCCTGTGGGTTCATGGGTGGCCGATCTTTAAGAAAATCCGGCGGGCGATCCTCCTTCGTCCGTCCCGTTCGACTCGTCCCGAGGCCGACTGA
- the alr gene encoding alanine racemase has translation MGPGLGFAAVVKADGYGHGAPAVARVALASGADLLAVTDLNEALALRAAGLGASILITGPVNPARAGVVSENKFSVMVDNPRLLRALSSLNARRPVSVQIEVDLGLGRWGVGLQDLPKFYRLVEKAPGVRLDGIYAHPGYVAGKNGPLIRKRLAEFCAVTDRLFADGRAVPRHVANSALLLDFPKYRWDGVRVGNLLYGIHSTPGVLSLQNPWRPLSKIVRIGRVQAGQRIGYGSESIFPRAMTVGTIPVGYGHGLTLEPASVLKGRRPSFHYWGMVRGVRCPFIGKPGMNHVLVDLSGVAKPREGEEIQMPLRRTAAAHWPKVYLR, from the coding sequence ATCGGGCCGGGCCTTGGCTTCGCCGCGGTCGTCAAGGCCGACGGGTATGGCCACGGAGCGCCGGCGGTGGCCCGGGTAGCCCTCGCCTCGGGCGCCGACTTGCTGGCCGTGACCGATCTGAACGAGGCCCTGGCCCTTCGCGCCGCTGGGCTCGGCGCTTCGATCCTGATCACCGGGCCGGTGAATCCCGCGCGGGCGGGCGTGGTGTCCGAAAACAAATTTTCTGTGATGGTGGACAACCCCCGCCTCCTTCGCGCCCTCTCGTCCTTGAACGCTCGGCGGCCTGTGTCGGTGCAGATCGAGGTCGACCTGGGACTGGGCCGGTGGGGGGTTGGGCTCCAGGATCTCCCAAAATTTTATCGTTTGGTGGAAAAAGCTCCTGGGGTTCGCTTAGATGGGATCTATGCCCATCCCGGCTATGTGGCCGGGAAAAACGGTCCTTTGATTCGAAAACGGTTGGCCGAGTTTTGCGCCGTGACGGATCGGTTGTTCGCCGACGGCCGCGCCGTTCCGCGCCATGTGGCCAATAGTGCTCTCCTTCTGGATTTTCCAAAATACCGATGGGACGGAGTTCGGGTGGGGAACCTTCTCTACGGCATCCATTCGACTCCGGGGGTTCTCTCGCTCCAAAACCCCTGGCGGCCCTTGTCCAAGATTGTTCGGATCGGGCGCGTTCAGGCGGGTCAGCGGATCGGGTATGGGAGCGAGTCTATTTTCCCCCGCGCCATGACGGTGGGGACTATTCCCGTGGGCTACGGACACGGGTTGACGTTGGAACCGGCGTCGGTCTTGAAGGGGCGCCGGCCCTCCTTCCATTATTGGGGAATGGTTCGCGGGGTTCGGTGCCCGTTCATCGGAAAACCTGGAATGAATCACGTCTTGGTGGATTTGAGCGGCGTGGCGAAACCCCGGGAGGGGGAAGAGATTCAGATGCCCCTTCGACGAACGGCCGCGGCCCACTGGCCCAAGGTCTATCTCCGTTAG
- a CDS encoding glycerate kinase — translation MQVLAAPNAFKGSLSARAAARALARGARGVGVRVVQCPLADGGDGTLDVLRDPLGLTLRRTRVLDPLGRPLLAAWGYNPNSRQAVVEMARASGLALLSPQEHDPMKTTSFGTGQLIAAALRAGARNIWVGLGGSATVDGGLGILQALGALVWVRAAGRVVPLDRPATGADLISLCEVGVAKTRGVRLRVLCDVLNPLLGSRGAARAFGPQKGASPSGIRRLEGGLKILQRLARAQGRPVSPLVGAGAAGGAAAGLFGFAGAPCVSGVGAIFRLLGLEEKVKQADLVLTGEGRVDRTSWEGKALGELARLCGRWGKPLFVLAGETGPGYRRRGAPVFLIGSAGMGKEEKIRRAASLVQGTADRILKKWRGEE, via the coding sequence GTGCAGGTTCTCGCCGCTCCCAACGCTTTCAAAGGATCGCTTTCCGCCCGCGCCGCGGCGCGGGCCCTGGCGAGGGGGGCGCGCGGGGTCGGCGTTCGCGTGGTTCAGTGTCCTCTGGCCGACGGCGGGGACGGGACGTTGGACGTGCTACGAGACCCTCTCGGCTTGACCCTCCGCCGGACGCGGGTCCTCGATCCGCTGGGGCGCCCCCTCCTGGCCGCATGGGGATACAATCCGAATTCCCGCCAGGCGGTGGTGGAGATGGCGCGCGCCTCGGGGCTGGCCCTGTTGTCTCCCCAGGAACACGACCCCATGAAGACCACCAGTTTCGGCACCGGCCAATTGATCGCCGCCGCCCTCCGGGCGGGGGCCCGGAATATTTGGGTGGGGTTGGGCGGGAGCGCCACCGTCGACGGCGGGTTAGGGATTCTTCAGGCGTTGGGGGCCCTGGTGTGGGTCCGCGCGGCAGGGCGGGTGGTCCCCTTGGACCGGCCCGCTACGGGAGCCGATTTAATTTCGCTTTGCGAGGTGGGCGTCGCGAAGACGCGCGGTGTGCGTTTGAGGGTTCTCTGTGATGTGCTCAATCCCCTCTTGGGCTCGCGTGGGGCGGCCCGCGCTTTCGGGCCTCAAAAGGGGGCTTCTCCGTCAGGGATTCGCCGACTGGAAGGCGGGCTCAAAATCCTCCAGCGCCTGGCTCGGGCCCAGGGGCGACCGGTGTCTCCCTTGGTGGGTGCCGGCGCGGCGGGGGGCGCCGCGGCCGGATTGTTCGGCTTTGCCGGGGCCCCATGCGTCAGCGGCGTCGGCGCCATTTTTCGCCTCCTGGGTTTGGAGGAAAAGGTTAAACAGGCGGATTTAGTCTTGACCGGCGAAGGCCGGGTGGACCGGACCTCCTGGGAAGGGAAGGCCCTCGGGGAATTGGCTCGACTCTGTGGGCGATGGGGTAAACCGCTTTTTGTTTTGGCGGGCGAAACGGGTCCCGGCTATCGGAGGCGGGGGGCGCCGGTGTTTCTCATCGGGTCCGCCGGCATGGGGAAGGAGGAAAAGATCCGTCGTGCCGCTTCGCTGGTTCAAGGGACGGCGGACCGAATCCTGAAAAAATGGAGAGGGGAAGAATGA
- a CDS encoding D-glycerate dehydrogenase, whose product MKNRVLVTRRIPPEGLAVLQDHGFAVELNPEDRPMTKLEIIGSLNGVDALLTQLVDPVNREVIEAGKSLRVIAAYAAGYDNIDVPAAAERGIVVTNTPRVLTEATAEMAWSLLLSAARRVAEGDRLTRSGGFRGWAPLFHLGQGITGKVLGIVGAGRIGTAVARMSRGFQMKILYWGRTRNEEIEKELAGRKVELTELLKESDFVSLHVPLSAETRHLIGKKELELMKPTSVLVNTARGPVIDEAALVLALRAGRPFAAGLDVYEKEPLLSPGLADLPNVVLAPHAGSATVETRARMAVLAAENIAAVLEGRPPLTPVGG is encoded by the coding sequence ATGAAAAACCGAGTGCTCGTCACGCGTCGGATCCCTCCGGAGGGTCTGGCGGTTCTCCAGGACCATGGGTTCGCGGTGGAGTTGAACCCCGAGGATCGGCCCATGACCAAGCTCGAAATTATTGGTTCCTTAAACGGCGTCGATGCCCTGCTCACCCAACTGGTGGACCCCGTGAACCGCGAGGTGATCGAGGCCGGCAAGAGCCTGCGGGTCATTGCGGCCTATGCCGCGGGATACGACAACATCGACGTCCCCGCCGCGGCGGAGCGGGGCATCGTGGTGACGAACACTCCCCGGGTATTAACGGAGGCCACGGCGGAAATGGCCTGGTCTCTCCTTCTCTCCGCCGCTCGCCGGGTGGCGGAGGGGGACCGCTTGACGCGGTCCGGGGGGTTTCGGGGCTGGGCGCCCCTGTTTCATCTCGGGCAAGGAATCACCGGAAAGGTTCTTGGGATCGTGGGGGCGGGGCGTATCGGTACGGCGGTGGCGCGGATGTCCCGAGGGTTCCAGATGAAGATCCTCTATTGGGGACGAACCCGGAACGAGGAGATCGAAAAAGAGTTGGCCGGACGGAAGGTGGAACTGACGGAACTTTTGAAAGAAAGTGATTTCGTTTCGCTTCATGTGCCCCTTAGCGCGGAAACGCGGCACCTGATCGGAAAAAAAGAGTTGGAACTCATGAAACCCACTTCGGTTTTGGTGAATACCGCCCGGGGCCCGGTGATCGATGAAGCGGCTCTGGTCCTCGCGCTTCGGGCCGGGCGGCCCTTCGCGGCGGGGCTCGATGTTTACGAGAAGGAGCCGTTGCTCTCCCCGGGATTAGCCGATTTACCGAACGTTGTTCTGGCGCCTCATGCGGGGTCGGCCACCGTGGAAACGCGGGCCCGCATGGCGGTCTTGGCGGCGGAAAATATTGCGGCGGTCTTGGAGGGGCGGCCGCCCCTCACTCCGGTCGGGGGTTGA
- a CDS encoding transglycosylase domain-containing protein — protein MINPFVRFRRTLATLLVLFTIGVLGLGLFLKRFLGDLPTVQNLDHYTPSLVTKIYDVRGELVTELFVEKRSILPLPLIPMDMQRAVLAIEDNDFYKHMGIDPRGIARAMWANFRARRMVQGASTVTQQLAKNIFLTRERTLSRKVKEMLLTLQIERSLSKDEILQLYINQIYFGHGAYGIESAARTFFGKSAQELTLPECALLAGLPKGPERFSPFRRPDRAIRRRNLVLRRMREEGYITEQEQLHAMAMAHNFRKKPPEKVNASYFVESVRIQLEPTYGAEALYKGGLSIYTTMDVRMQRAAEETAQKHWAAFDDRYAEQRLIALLKNKKISEDFVARWKKWKADPLKNEEPEDVPEPIPVQGALVSLDPHTGGIRALVGGRDFQESQFNRALQAKRQPGSTFKPFVWLAALDAGMTAATIVDDLPIAYTDVEHRPRLVAEATDYATLREMVTGYYTVPREPDAPDPIWSPQNWDNKFLGPVTLRRGLAFSRNLVSVRLIDRVGPKAVVNVAHSAGITSNLDPVLALGLGSSVVTPLEMVSAIGSFANAGVHMKPYTVVRVIDRNGKVLEENVGQGSPGVSPQSAYLITRLMQAVVQEGTGSYARTLGRPAAGKTGTTQDMRDLWFIGFVPDLVTGVWIGYDDFTSLGKNLTSAGTTVPLWTEYMAQAVKYVPNRDFAMPTGIAFAKIDRDTGFLALPTCPNVVLESFREGAVPTEFCPVDHETEEAPPEEEITE, from the coding sequence ATGATCAATCCTTTCGTTCGCTTCCGTCGCACCCTGGCGACCCTCCTGGTGCTTTTCACGATCGGGGTGTTGGGGCTCGGGCTCTTCTTGAAACGCTTTTTGGGGGACCTCCCCACCGTTCAGAATTTAGACCATTACACTCCTTCGCTCGTCACTAAAATATACGACGTTCGGGGAGAACTGGTGACCGAGCTTTTCGTTGAAAAGCGGAGCATCCTCCCGCTCCCGCTCATCCCGATGGACATGCAACGCGCGGTGCTGGCCATCGAAGACAATGACTTTTATAAACACATGGGCATCGATCCACGGGGAATCGCCCGGGCCATGTGGGCCAATTTCCGCGCCCGTCGCATGGTGCAAGGCGCCTCCACCGTCACCCAACAACTCGCCAAGAACATCTTCCTGACGCGGGAGAGAACGCTCTCCCGCAAAGTGAAAGAAATGTTGTTAACCCTTCAAATCGAGCGCAGTCTAAGCAAGGACGAAATTCTTCAACTTTACATCAACCAAATTTATTTTGGTCACGGGGCCTACGGGATCGAAAGCGCCGCCCGCACGTTTTTCGGAAAGTCCGCCCAGGAATTGACTCTGCCGGAATGCGCTCTTTTGGCCGGCCTGCCGAAAGGACCCGAACGTTTTTCTCCCTTTCGGCGGCCGGACCGCGCCATCCGCCGTCGAAACCTCGTGCTCCGCCGCATGCGGGAGGAGGGCTACATCACCGAACAGGAACAGTTGCACGCCATGGCCATGGCGCACAATTTCCGTAAAAAACCGCCGGAAAAGGTGAACGCCTCCTATTTCGTCGAAAGCGTGCGGATTCAGTTGGAACCCACCTATGGCGCCGAAGCTCTTTATAAAGGCGGCCTGTCCATCTACACCACCATGGACGTGCGGATGCAACGGGCGGCGGAAGAAACGGCCCAAAAACATTGGGCGGCTTTCGACGATCGTTACGCGGAGCAACGACTGATTGCGCTCCTCAAAAACAAAAAGATCAGCGAAGATTTCGTCGCCCGCTGGAAAAAGTGGAAAGCCGACCCGCTTAAGAACGAGGAGCCCGAGGACGTTCCGGAACCGATCCCGGTTCAAGGGGCGTTGGTGTCTTTGGATCCGCACACGGGCGGCATCCGCGCTTTGGTGGGCGGTCGAGATTTTCAAGAAAGCCAATTCAACCGCGCGCTCCAGGCCAAGCGCCAGCCAGGCTCGACCTTTAAACCCTTCGTGTGGTTGGCGGCGCTGGACGCGGGGATGACCGCCGCCACCATCGTGGACGACCTTCCCATCGCCTACACAGATGTGGAACACCGTCCTCGCCTCGTGGCCGAGGCCACGGACTACGCGACCTTAAGGGAGATGGTGACGGGATACTACACCGTCCCTCGGGAACCGGACGCACCGGACCCGATCTGGTCCCCCCAAAACTGGGACAACAAATTTCTGGGACCCGTGACCCTGCGGCGAGGATTGGCTTTCTCCCGGAACTTGGTGTCCGTTCGATTGATCGACCGTGTGGGACCGAAAGCCGTGGTCAACGTGGCCCACAGCGCCGGGATCACCAGCAACCTGGATCCCGTGTTGGCCCTGGGACTCGGGTCCTCGGTGGTGACGCCGCTGGAGATGGTGAGCGCCATCGGCTCCTTTGCCAACGCAGGCGTTCACATGAAACCTTACACCGTCGTCCGCGTCATCGACCGAAACGGGAAGGTGTTGGAAGAAAACGTCGGGCAGGGGTCGCCGGGCGTTTCCCCCCAAAGCGCGTATCTCATCACCCGGCTCATGCAGGCCGTGGTCCAGGAAGGCACCGGCTCCTACGCCCGAACCCTGGGCCGGCCTGCGGCCGGAAAAACGGGGACCACCCAAGACATGCGCGACCTTTGGTTTATCGGTTTCGTTCCGGATTTAGTGACGGGGGTTTGGATCGGCTATGACGATTTCACGTCCCTGGGGAAGAACCTGACCAGCGCGGGAACCACCGTGCCCCTCTGGACTGAGTACATGGCCCAGGCGGTGAAATACGTTCCGAACCGGGACTTCGCCATGCCCACCGGGATCGCCTTCGCCAAGATTGATCGGGACACGGGATTCTTGGCACTCCCCACCTGCCCGAACGTCGTCCTTGAATCCTTTCGGGAGGGCGCCGTCCCCACGGAGTTTTGCCCCGTGGACCACGAAACCGAAGAGGCGCCTCCCGAGGAAGAAATTACCGAATAA